The Terriglobia bacterium genome has a window encoding:
- a CDS encoding amino acid permease has translation MLVMGGIVGAGIFINPYVVARQVHTPLLILGAWVAGGLIALLGAFVYAELADHMPDVGGQYAYLRAAFHPAAGFLYGWVLLLVIQTGGMAAVTVTFARYFVELTGLQASDRAIALVALVILTWINCMGVKIGSRVQSVLMVAKIVAIAMLVTAGLFLVRAPHSILDNLLEQGGSWGQLSDFGAAMVPVLFAYGGWQTANFVAGEIKDPRRNLSRALLIGVAGVIALYVSVNIVCLRALGPDGLAATTVPATSVMRVALGAPGVKFIALAIAVSSVGFLSQSILTAPRVYFAMAEDGLFFRSVGTVNARTHVPVAAIVLQSVWTAVIALSGRYEQILNYVVSMDFLFFGLTAATLFVFRGRGHSGETVGYRVPGHPVTTVLFIGSCWAVVANTIYKYPENSLLGMAILALGLPVYAFWSRRTAGATTK, from the coding sequence ATGCTGGTGATGGGCGGGATCGTCGGCGCCGGCATCTTCATTAATCCGTACGTCGTGGCGCGGCAGGTGCACACGCCGCTGCTGATCCTGGGCGCGTGGGTGGCGGGTGGGCTGATCGCGCTGCTGGGCGCATTCGTGTACGCCGAACTGGCGGACCACATGCCCGATGTCGGCGGCCAGTACGCGTACCTGCGAGCGGCGTTCCATCCGGCGGCGGGGTTCCTCTACGGCTGGGTGCTGCTGCTGGTGATCCAGACGGGCGGAATGGCGGCGGTGACGGTCACGTTCGCGCGCTATTTCGTCGAGCTGACCGGCCTACAAGCGTCCGACCGCGCGATCGCGCTGGTGGCGTTGGTGATCCTGACCTGGATCAACTGCATGGGCGTGAAGATCGGCAGCCGGGTGCAGAGCGTGCTGATGGTGGCCAAGATCGTTGCCATCGCGATGCTGGTGACAGCGGGGTTGTTTCTGGTGCGCGCACCGCATTCGATCCTCGACAACCTGCTGGAGCAGGGCGGCTCGTGGGGGCAACTCAGCGATTTTGGCGCGGCGATGGTGCCGGTGCTGTTCGCGTACGGCGGGTGGCAGACGGCCAACTTCGTCGCGGGGGAGATCAAAGACCCGCGGCGAAACCTGTCGCGGGCGCTGCTGATCGGCGTGGCGGGCGTGATCGCGCTGTATGTTTCGGTGAACATCGTTTGCCTGCGCGCGCTGGGGCCGGATGGGCTGGCAGCGACGACGGTGCCGGCGACATCGGTGATGCGGGTCGCGCTGGGCGCGCCGGGAGTGAAGTTCATCGCGCTGGCGATCGCGGTGTCGAGCGTGGGGTTTCTCAGCCAGTCCATCCTGACGGCGCCGCGCGTGTACTTCGCGATGGCCGAGGACGGGCTGTTCTTCCGCAGCGTGGGCACGGTGAACGCGCGCACGCACGTGCCGGTGGCGGCCATCGTGCTGCAAAGCGTCTGGACCGCGGTGATCGCGCTGTCGGGACGCTACGAGCAGATCCTGAATTATGTTGTCTCCATGGACTTCCTGTTCTTCGGGCTGACGGCGGCCACGCTGTTCGTGTTTCGGGGAAGAGGACACAGCGGGGAGACTGTGGGGTATCGTGTTCCGGGGCATCCGGTCACGACGGTGCTGTTCATCGGCTCGTGCTGGGCGGTGGTGGCGAACACGATCTACAAGTATCCGGAGAACAGCTTGCTGGGCATGGCGATCCTGGCGCTGGGCCTGCCGGTGTACGCGTTCTGGAGCCGGAGAACGGCGGGAGCGACAACAAAGTGA
- a CDS encoding PilZ domain-containing protein, translated as MANLPTSDLRARRFPLRFALQYRGDATADWHAATTENISLSGVLFHAKHPLPLHTPVELTFRLPKLLSGRTPVRVIGTAYVVRATGSRPGNGHSRIAASFLQFRFADTGAARPRVQPPLYAGTQHKLYNLLAVILGTTELLLDRGDLAVDVRASISRIQDAAMSLAAGVRRLPL; from the coding sequence ATGGCCAATCTCCCCACTTCCGACCTGCGTGCGCGACGGTTCCCCCTGCGGTTCGCTCTGCAGTATCGCGGCGACGCCACAGCGGACTGGCACGCCGCCACCACTGAGAACATCAGTTTGTCCGGTGTCTTGTTCCATGCCAAACATCCCCTGCCGCTTCACACCCCGGTTGAGCTGACTTTCCGGCTCCCGAAACTGCTTTCGGGTAGGACCCCGGTTCGGGTCATCGGAACTGCCTACGTCGTCCGCGCCACCGGGTCCAGGCCCGGCAACGGGCATTCCCGCATTGCGGCCAGTTTCCTGCAATTCCGATTTGCGGATACCGGGGCGGCCAGGCCCCGTGTCCAGCCTCCTCTGTACGCTGGAACTCAGCACAAGCTCTACAACTTGCTCGCAGTCATCTTGGGTACTACCGAACTGCTCCTCGACCGCGGTGACCTCGCCGTGGATGTGCGCGCGAGCATCTCGCGCATTCAAGATGCCGCTATGTCGCTCGCCGCGGGCGTACGGCGTCTTCCACTTTAG
- a CDS encoding YceI family protein, with amino-acid sequence MDLLVCRSRAVLPLLVLALTWGAAPSAAQELVFEAEAAQTHVEFTLGASFHTVHGSFRLKGGEIHFDPTTGAAGGELVVDATSGDTGNSSRDKRMHREILESQRYPEIKFTVQQVRGTVPTEGSSQVQLEGIMTLHGGQHEMTITAAVQVNQGSVTADAHFVVPYVQWGLKNPSSFFLRVSDRVDITVHAVGRVTAAAVTASQK; translated from the coding sequence ATGGACCTGCTGGTGTGCCGTAGCCGAGCCGTGTTGCCACTCCTAGTTCTGGCGCTGACCTGGGGGGCTGCACCGTCTGCCGCGCAGGAGCTGGTGTTCGAGGCGGAGGCGGCGCAGACGCACGTGGAGTTCACGCTGGGGGCCTCGTTCCACACCGTCCACGGGAGCTTCCGGCTGAAGGGCGGGGAGATTCACTTCGATCCCACTACCGGGGCCGCCGGCGGGGAGCTGGTGGTGGACGCGACCAGCGGCGACACGGGGAATAGCAGCCGCGACAAAAGAATGCACCGGGAAATCCTGGAGAGCCAGCGCTACCCGGAGATCAAGTTCACGGTGCAACAGGTCCGTGGCACCGTGCCGACGGAGGGCTCGTCCCAGGTGCAGCTGGAAGGGATCATGACGCTGCACGGAGGACAGCACGAGATGACGATCACGGCTGCGGTGCAGGTGAACCAGGGCAGCGTCACGGCGGACGCCCACTTCGTCGTGCCCTACGTGCAGTGGGGACTGAAGAACCCAAGCAGCTTCTTCCTTCGCGTCAGCGACCGGGTGGACATCACGGTGCACGCCGTGGGACGAGTAACGGCTGCCGCGGTGACGGCCAGCCAGAAGTGA
- a CDS encoding DUF262 domain-containing protein — MENLAPSEQTMWVRPVRSSAPKLTDEEINVKYGKRELRIVTESNREQLPNFVEALKRSGWMELRPFYQRRPRWDPVRQSRLIESFIMNIPVPPLFVYESDLAKYEVMDGQQRITAIKEFYTNKFKLQGLEQWPELNGRFYDTLPNEIRKGLDRRSISYIVLLKESAETSEEQELLRQQVFERLNTGGVQLSHQEIRNSLYQGTFNDLLFEVARHPLFRKAWGIPPYSESEHRWLSDDLASNRTYVMMRDLEIGLRFFALRHVEHYQRGMKGFLDLYMLRARTFGVEDIAFLQGLFAQTIELGAGLYGDLLFRPWIFPGETWAEKPQVAFADAVMVGLSREVAHREELLRRREELIKQTQQLFQVHPPGTFTGRGNTKQDVQERLTLYHDMVEHVLVSGK, encoded by the coding sequence ATGGAGAACTTAGCTCCGTCTGAGCAGACGATGTGGGTTCGCCCTGTCAGGAGCTCCGCCCCCAAGCTGACCGACGAAGAAATCAATGTGAAATACGGGAAGCGCGAGCTTCGAATCGTGACTGAATCTAATCGCGAGCAGCTCCCAAATTTCGTTGAAGCTCTGAAGCGCTCCGGCTGGATGGAACTTAGGCCGTTTTACCAACGGCGTCCACGCTGGGATCCTGTGCGACAGTCCAGGCTGATCGAGTCATTCATTATGAACATACCCGTGCCGCCTCTATTCGTGTACGAATCCGACTTGGCGAAATATGAAGTGATGGATGGTCAGCAGCGAATTACCGCAATCAAGGAGTTCTATACAAATAAGTTCAAACTGCAAGGCCTCGAGCAATGGCCCGAGTTGAATGGCCGGTTCTACGACACGTTACCCAACGAAATCAGAAAGGGACTGGATCGCCGCTCAATTTCGTACATCGTCCTGTTGAAGGAATCCGCTGAAACCTCTGAAGAGCAGGAATTATTGCGCCAGCAGGTTTTCGAACGTCTTAATACCGGCGGCGTCCAGCTCAGCCATCAGGAAATCCGAAACAGTTTGTATCAGGGCACCTTTAACGACTTGCTCTTCGAGGTTGCGCGTCATCCCTTGTTCAGAAAGGCTTGGGGCATTCCTCCTTACAGCGAATCCGAACACAGATGGCTCTCTGACGATCTCGCTAGTAATAGGACGTACGTGATGATGCGCGATTTGGAGATCGGCCTCCGCTTCTTTGCGCTTAGACACGTTGAGCATTATCAACGTGGCATGAAAGGATTTCTTGATCTTTACATGCTGCGGGCGCGCACTTTCGGTGTCGAAGACATTGCGTTCTTGCAGGGCTTATTTGCGCAAACAATCGAACTTGGAGCCGGCCTTTACGGCGACCTCTTGTTTCGACCTTGGATCTTTCCCGGAGAAACTTGGGCAGAGAAACCGCAAGTCGCATTTGCAGATGCCGTAATGGTCGGCTTGAGCCGTGAGGTCGCTCATCGCGAAGAGCTCTTGAGGCGGCGCGAGGAATTGATAAAGCAAACCCAACAGCTGTTCCAAGTGCATCCACCAGGAACGTTTACCGGTCGGGGAAATACAAAGCAAGATGTCCAGGAGCGCCTGACCTTATACCACGACATGGTCGAGCATGTGCTTGTCAGTGGAAAGTAA
- a CDS encoding PhzF family phenazine biosynthesis protein: MHDKERRRYPFIHLDVFTRHALEGNQLCVFPDASGLSDEEMQALARETNLSETTYVLPRDVETERAKGIRVRIFTTQEELPFAGHPTLGTAFALHGEDRRQSDTFRTRSSTNLIELDLNVGKIPVEFNFQDGHLFGEMLQRDPQFGQTHHAEDVARAIGLNLRDFDSSLPIQTVSTGNAFAMVPLRSLQAIRHLSFAYKSAAEYCAKTDAKFLYFVTREVEDKSARLHARMIFYNGEDPATGSAAGPCIAWMVRHGVAQSDERCLIEQGLEIKRRSHMYVRATRTGDRVSNVRVGGNVVEVMRGEVSF; this comes from the coding sequence ATGCACGACAAAGAACGCCGGCGTTATCCCTTCATCCATCTGGACGTGTTCACCAGGCACGCGCTGGAGGGCAACCAGCTCTGCGTCTTCCCCGACGCCAGCGGCCTCTCCGACGAAGAGATGCAGGCCCTGGCGCGCGAGACCAACCTCTCGGAAACCACCTACGTGCTGCCGCGGGACGTGGAGACGGAGCGGGCGAAAGGCATCCGGGTGCGCATCTTCACCACCCAGGAGGAGCTGCCCTTCGCCGGACATCCCACGCTGGGGACGGCCTTCGCGCTGCACGGCGAGGACCGCCGCCAGTCCGACACCTTCCGCACGCGCTCCAGCACCAACCTGATCGAGCTGGACCTGAACGTGGGCAAGATCCCGGTGGAGTTCAATTTCCAGGACGGACACCTGTTCGGCGAGATGCTCCAGCGCGATCCCCAGTTCGGCCAGACCCACCACGCCGAGGACGTGGCGCGCGCCATCGGCCTCAACCTGCGCGACTTCGACTCCAGCCTGCCCATCCAGACGGTCTCCACCGGCAACGCCTTCGCCATGGTGCCGCTGCGCTCTCTGCAAGCCATCCGCCACCTCAGCTTCGCCTACAAGTCGGCGGCCGAGTACTGCGCCAAAACGGACGCCAAGTTCCTGTACTTCGTCACCCGCGAGGTGGAGGACAAATCGGCCCGCCTGCATGCGCGCATGATCTTCTACAACGGGGAGGACCCGGCGACGGGCTCGGCCGCCGGACCCTGTATCGCCTGGATGGTGCGCCACGGGGTGGCCCAGAGCGACGAGCGCTGCCTCATCGAACAGGGACTGGAGATCAAGCGCCGCAGCCACATGTACGTGCGCGCCACGCGCACGGGCGACCGCGTCAGCAACGTCCGCGTGGGCGGGAACGTGGTCGAGGTGATGAGGGGAGAGGTCAGCTTCTAG
- a CDS encoding pyridoxal phosphate-dependent aminotransferase yields the protein MRSAYMEWAKLHSAAPYNLATSGVMSYPLAELPVKLEQLEINGPTVYGYLPLQERLARKAGVPPECVVAATGTSMANHLAMAATVEAGDEVLIERPTYGLLVEAAEYLGAEVRRFERRFEHGYRIDPAEVKKQITPRTRLIVITNLHNPTGAFTDEATLREIGEMAAQVGARVLVDEVYLEAVFEQTPRSAFHLGPRFVVTSSLTKAYGLSGLRCGWILAEPALAEKIWRLNDLFAATPAHPAELLSVVVLDNLEKIAERAKKIIAANRGELDAALSQVDVFRPEHGTVIFPRLRQGNAEEFVKLLREKYETSVVPGRFFEAPQHFRIGIGGDVAMTAEGLVRLAKALAEYRP from the coding sequence ATGCGATCGGCGTACATGGAGTGGGCCAAGCTGCATTCCGCCGCGCCGTACAACCTGGCGACCAGCGGGGTGATGAGTTATCCGCTCGCGGAGTTGCCGGTGAAGCTGGAGCAACTGGAGATCAACGGGCCGACGGTGTACGGCTATCTGCCGCTACAGGAGAGGCTGGCGCGGAAGGCGGGGGTGCCGCCGGAGTGCGTGGTGGCGGCGACAGGGACGTCGATGGCGAACCACCTGGCGATGGCTGCGACCGTGGAGGCGGGCGACGAGGTGCTCATCGAGCGTCCGACGTATGGACTGCTGGTGGAGGCCGCGGAGTATCTGGGTGCGGAGGTGCGGCGCTTCGAGCGGCGGTTCGAGCATGGGTATCGCATCGATCCGGCAGAAGTGAAGAAACAGATCACGCCGCGGACGCGGCTGATCGTCATCACAAACCTGCACAATCCGACCGGCGCGTTCACCGATGAAGCGACACTGCGCGAGATCGGGGAGATGGCGGCGCAGGTCGGCGCGCGCGTGCTGGTCGACGAGGTCTACCTGGAGGCGGTGTTCGAGCAGACGCCACGGTCGGCGTTCCACCTGGGGCCGCGGTTCGTCGTGACCAGTAGCCTGACCAAAGCGTACGGGCTCAGCGGGCTGCGGTGCGGGTGGATCCTGGCGGAGCCGGCGCTGGCGGAGAAAATATGGAGATTGAACGATCTGTTCGCCGCCACGCCCGCGCATCCGGCGGAGCTGCTGAGCGTGGTGGTACTCGATAACCTTGAGAAGATCGCGGAGCGCGCGAAGAAGATTATTGCCGCAAACCGGGGGGAACTCGATGCGGCGCTCAGTCAAGTGGACGTGTTCCGCCCGGAGCACGGAACGGTGATTTTTCCCCGATTGCGCCAGGGGAATGCCGAGGAGTTCGTCAAGCTATTGCGCGAGAAGTACGAAACGAGTGTCGTGCCCGGGCGGTTTTTCGAAGCGCCGCAACATTTCCGCATCGGGATCGGTGGAGATGTGGCGATGACGGCCGAGGGGCTCGTGCGGCTGGCGAAAGCGCTGGCGGAGTATCGCCCGTGA
- a CDS encoding peroxiredoxin — protein sequence MSTETTTTPARIPRINEPAPLIEAKSTHGVIKLSDYFAKGKWVLLFSHPADFTPVCTTEFVEFARRHEDFEKHNVQLIGNSVDSVYAHIAWVRNIEEKFGVKVKFPVIADLDQKVARAFGMVHEAVSDTATVRAVFFIDPKGVIRALLYYPLSLGRNIDELLRVFEALQTADANGVATPANWRPGDPVIVPAPITQIDAEKRAAGQEGHDVKDWYFTKKKLSAVAAKKTA from the coding sequence ATGAGCACGGAGACGACCACCACACCGGCTCGGATCCCCCGCATCAACGAGCCCGCGCCCCTGATCGAGGCCAAGAGCACGCACGGCGTCATCAAGCTGAGCGACTACTTCGCCAAGGGGAAGTGGGTACTGCTGTTCTCCCATCCCGCCGATTTCACCCCGGTGTGCACCACCGAGTTCGTGGAATTCGCCCGCCGCCACGAGGATTTCGAAAAGCACAACGTGCAGCTCATCGGCAATTCGGTGGATAGCGTGTACGCGCACATCGCCTGGGTGCGCAACATCGAGGAGAAATTCGGCGTGAAGGTGAAGTTCCCGGTCATCGCCGACCTCGATCAGAAAGTGGCCAGGGCCTTCGGCATGGTGCACGAAGCGGTCAGCGACACGGCCACGGTGCGCGCGGTGTTCTTCATCGACCCCAAGGGCGTGATCCGCGCGCTGCTGTACTATCCGCTGTCGCTGGGGCGGAACATCGACGAACTGCTGCGCGTGTTCGAGGCGCTGCAGACCGCCGACGCCAACGGCGTCGCCACCCCCGCCAACTGGCGGCCCGGCGATCCCGTCATCGTGCCCGCGCCCATCACCCAGATCGACGCCGAGAAACGCGCCGCCGGTCAGGAAGGCCACGACGTCAAGGATTGGTACTTCACCAAGAAGAAGCTCTCCGCCGTCGCCGCGAAAAAGACCGCCTGA
- a CDS encoding electron transfer flavoprotein subunit beta/FixA family protein has protein sequence MKILVCMKQVPQKDAPLKLNESGKWIREDVSYEVNEPDAYALEEALRQKEKNGGEVVAITAGPARAQQVLREALAKGADRAIHLEGDEFTALDAMNTAKAFAAAIKDEKFDLIFTGLQSDDYGFAQTGVILSELLGWPHATIIMRIEKKDAGIRVKRELEAGFFQFVDMPLPAVLTIQSGINKLRYATLIGIKQAKNKPMRKVTPAEVQPALGPNQQKIEKLYVPQKTKKTEMLEGAPGEVAKKLVEKLKNEVRVL, from the coding sequence ATGAAGATCCTGGTGTGCATGAAGCAGGTGCCGCAGAAAGATGCGCCCCTGAAGCTGAACGAGAGCGGGAAGTGGATCCGCGAAGACGTGTCGTACGAGGTCAACGAGCCGGACGCATACGCGCTGGAAGAGGCGCTGCGGCAGAAAGAGAAGAACGGCGGGGAGGTGGTGGCCATCACCGCGGGCCCGGCGCGGGCGCAGCAGGTGTTGCGCGAGGCGCTAGCCAAGGGCGCCGACCGCGCAATCCACCTGGAGGGCGACGAGTTCACCGCGCTGGACGCAATGAACACCGCCAAGGCCTTTGCGGCGGCGATCAAGGACGAGAAGTTCGACCTGATCTTCACCGGGCTACAGTCGGACGACTACGGTTTCGCGCAGACGGGCGTGATCCTGTCGGAGCTGCTGGGCTGGCCGCACGCGACCATCATCATGCGGATCGAGAAGAAGGACGCGGGCATCCGCGTGAAGCGCGAGCTGGAGGCGGGCTTTTTTCAGTTCGTGGACATGCCGCTGCCGGCCGTGCTGACCATCCAGTCGGGCATCAACAAGCTGCGCTACGCCACGCTGATCGGCATCAAGCAGGCGAAGAACAAACCAATGCGCAAGGTGACGCCGGCGGAGGTGCAGCCGGCGCTGGGGCCGAACCAGCAGAAGATCGAGAAGCTGTACGTGCCGCAGAAGACCAAGAAGACCGAGATGCTGGAGGGCGCGCCGGGCGAAGTGGCGAAGAAACTGGTGGAGAAGCTGAAGAACGAAGTAAGGGTGCTGTGA